The genomic region TCGACCCGGCCTCGAGCCAGCAGTTGTGGAGCGATGACCTCGGGAACGCCGTCACTCACGGGCCGATGCAGGTCGGCGACCGCCTGGTGACGCTGGTCGGCGGGACACACCGCATCCGCGGCTCGAGCGGCACCATCCCGTTTAACCCGACTGTACTCTATGTCCACGAGCGGGACGGCACACGCATCCGGGAAGTACGGTTCGATGACACGTCGCTCGAGGGTGGCAGCATCGAATGGGTACAGGCGGCCGGCGAGACGGTCTATCTGGGACAGACGTTCGGTCTGGCACGGGTCGCTCCGGAGGCGATCACCGATGCGTGATCCCGACACCGCTGCCGACAAGCACGACCTGCCGCGGCACGCGACTGCCCGACAGGACAGCCGGAACTGGTCGCGTCGGCAGGCGCTCGCCTCGCTCACGTCGGCGGGCACGCTCGCGCTAGCAGGGTGCAGCCTGCGGTCGGCGCTGTCCAGTGTCCAACCCCTCTGGGAGCGTGACTTCTCGGGCGCAACAGCCGCAAGTCCACCGTCCGCGACCGACGAACACGTCCTCGTCGGTGGACAGGACAAACGCCTCCACGGGTTTACGGCCGATGGGGAACGGATCCTCACCGTCGAAACCGGTGGTCCCATCGAGGCGCGACCGGCCGTCCCGTCATCGGACGGTCCGGTCCACGTCCACAGCACCGACGGTGACCTCTACACGGTCGAGCTGTCGGGGGAGCGACTATGGCACGTGGAGGGACAAACCCAGAACGGGTGGCTCGGTCGACACGGCTCGCTGCTGGTCGGCATCGATCCGGTCGACGGTGTGGTCACCGGCTACGATGCGCGCGACGGCACACGTCGCTTCCAGCGATCCGGCCGAGGGTATCCCCTCCCCACACTCAGTGACTCGGCCTGCATCTTCCCTGTCACGAACTCGGACGACGACACGAGGCTGATTACGCTCGCTCCGGCAACCGGCGAGGTGCTGTGGGAGTCGCCACCTCGTAATGGCTACCCCTACGTCGTGGCTGCCGGCGACCGGATCGTGACGGTCCGCAATTCTACCGTGCGGATGCACCGGGTCCGTGATGGGCACGTCCTCTGGCGGACCGTGGTGGACGGTGACGTGACTGGCCACTTTGATCCGCCAATCTGGCTCGGCGAGCACGTCTACGTGCGTATCCGCCATGATGATCGCTCGGACGAGCTAGTTGCCATCGAGCGCGATGGGGGAACCATACAGTGGCGCCGAACCGTCGGGTACGAACTCGAGACGGTGACGGCGACCTCACAAGGTGTGTTCGTTGCGAGTTCGGTCGACGACCCCGACGGTGGCATTCTAATCCGGCTGGACGCGTTCGACCTCGATGGGACCCGGCGGTGGCAGACGACAACTGACATCGAAATCGGCGGGACGGTCGAGGCACTAGGCCGTTCCGGTGAGATCCTCTTTACGGCCAGCGATAACGAACTCGCCGCCTACGACCCTGCTACCGGGAGCCGCCGGTGGCGGTACGATCCGGAGTCCTCCCGGATCGGTGTGACGACGGCTGATGGCGCGCTGTACATTTCTTACCGCGACCGCGGTGGCGTGGCGCGGCTTCCGACGAGCTGATCTGAAGCTAGCTTTCTGCTGTTACTTCATGCTACACATGTCCCCAAGAGAATATTGGAAAGAACGGCATCGTCTTAGCCACGATTTCTACATACCTTTCGAACACATCAGAACTATGGCTTGCCGAAAAACTACCTGAAAAATGGCCCTCCAACATATCCGTCCTTTCTGCTATTTTAGACCCTGTTTTCACCGGTAGATTTTTGGCTCCTAGTGAGTGATCTAGTGATATGACCCTAGAAGATAACATCCGAGAATTAGAAGAACGTCTCGGAATGAGCCGGAGCGAAGAAGTAGAAGAGACCGGCCGGACTGTCGCTCGTCTTCAGGACTAATTTCACTCGAGTTCTTTTAGATCGTCCGCGAATTCGTGCTTTGGAAGACCATCTATATCGGCTAACTCGGTCGCTCCCGCACGTCGAACGGCTTCCTCGGTGAAGTCGATCCACAGGTTTTCGTGCCGTTTTGCATACCTTCTCCACCGCTCACTTCGCCGAAGATCTAATTCGTACTCCTCGAGCGGGATTTCGATATCGTGCTTTCGCACAAGCACGTCGCAACCGAACTCCTCGAGATATTTGAACCGGCTACCTTTTCGTCGAATCGTCAGTAGTCTCTTTGACTCGTTGATGTAATCGTTGACCCACTCCATCCAACCGTACCTGTCGGCCTCATCGAGCTGTGTCGCCGTCTCTGGCATCGAAAAATCTGGATTCACTCGTCTGAGATACAGCTGGCACATCCCAATAGCCGTTCGATGGTTCGCGTTGGGCAGCGCGTGCTTGCGCTCGCAAGCGGTGCATCGGGAACAAGAACGAGATCGGAGTCCGAGACCTGCTCATAGAGTTCGTCGAGAGGTGTTGCTCGCGTAATTGTCGCTCTTCGAAATCCCAATTTCAAATATATAGTACTGTCGAAATATTGAGTGTTTTGGATGAGAGGGTGCTCCCGATTAAGCTATCCTAATTTGTTAGTCTAATCGGGTATACTAAGGTATCTGAGAAGTAATATGGGTATCAGAGAAGAGTTCCAAGAAGTGTGCTGTTCCAACTTCACCGTCCAAGAACTCCATCTGATAGATCGATTACCGATCGGAAAAGTTGTGCTGAAGACAGGTGTGGACATTACTGAAGCCGCTATCGACCCCCCCACGATATCTGTCAGAACGGCATGCTGAATACAGAGGGAACATCCATCGGCGGATTGTAGCCACACATATATTCTATAAAAATGAATACAAAATAAGGATGGCAGATGGACTCTCTCATCGTCAGTGGTGGCTCATCGTTATCGCAGCGTGTATAGCAGGGTCAATACAGACCTATAGAGTAGGTATTGGTGAAGGCGGAACCCTTGGAGTGATTGCTTCTGGTGCTTGGTTGCTCATGATTTTCATCTCAGGGTGGGGACTTTATCAGTCTCGTCGCTAGTTGGTAGTGACCGACTTGTGCCCTGTATTCAGCACGATCAGCAGAACACGTGTCCGAATTGATCTACTCTCCAACGGCCGATGTACGTGTCTATCGAACGGCCACCCTGACGAAAATATTATTCGAGAGTGACTGCCGTTCAGGTGGACACGGGGCCACGCGTCCAGCCAGGGTCGTGGCCGGTGCGGTCTATGAGATCTGACCGACACGCCGGACAGTAGTCAGGGGTGACGGATTCACTTCGGGGAACGTACACCGCGCCGCCACACTTTACGCACGCATCCGTGACGATGGTTGCACAGTCCACACAGATGCTGAAGTCGTCAGCCGTGAGTTCGCGCAGGGGTTCGAGCTGTTTGTCGAGGAGATACTCGTCGATGGACGACTGGCAGTTCTGGCATGGTTTCATAGCGATGCATGTTTTACCTCTCGACCACACGATAAATACCTGCCTCCGAAACCGAACTGACTGCCGAACTCCGAACCAACTGTACGCGCGACCAACCGTTGCACGTCTGTCGGAGAACAGGAGCCGTGGTACCGTGACGTTCGGAAGTGTTATCAGTCACTGGAGACACTGTTTGTTTGTAATGGCAAACGGAACGGTTGATTTCTTCAACGACACTGGCGGCTATGGTTTCATTTCGACTGACGACGGCGACCTCGACGACGACGAAGACGTTTTCTTCCACATGGAGGATGTCGGCGGAGAGGACCTGACGGAAGGTACCGAGGTTGAGTTCGATATCGAGTCCTCACCAAAGGGACCTCGCGCAGCGAACGTCGTCCGGCAGTAATATCGAGACACACCGTCGCTCACAGCGACGAACACCAATCTTGATTTTTCAGACGGTTAGACGCCCAAGCTGACGCTATCGATACTGCTATACTTCGCCTTCTCTCTCGTTATATCGCATCAGAAGAACTGGCTTCTAATAGCTGAGCTTGGATTCCCTGCCCGAGTTAGCTACTCTCTTGACGTACCAATCTCGAGTTCGTCGACAGCCCTCGCAGGCCGACTATCGTGATCAACGAGACGGCAGTAGCCAGTTGTCACGCTTATTCAGCCAGTTCAGGATCAGCGTGCTCGTATTGGACGCTGAACTCAGTCAGTGCGACAGCGATGGGAATCAGAATACTAGCAAAGAGTCACCGAGAAAGATTGGTCCCGGGCTGTTTCTCTCAAGGATTAATCCCAATGCTATAAGTGACTATGATTCTACAATCAAAATGGAAGCTGCGCTCCACCTCGTCGCGGGGGCATGCGTTGAAATGCCCCGGGTGTCCATAGCACCCGAAGCGTGGCTTCCAATCCATCCGCGGATTTGAAAGCCATGTTTCGATTGCTTCTAACGGGATATAAACGTCCCGCACGAGAGCCGTATCGCACTCCAAGAGCCGTCGGTCACGACAGTCACCCCTCGAGGTGGCCATGAGCGAACAGACACAGTCGAGAGAAGAGGAAGACAGGCTGCTACCGTCGTGTCCACGGTGTGGGAAAGCAATGATTCTGGTACACTCACGCGGTCCGTTGGACCATATCGCATCGCCGTGTGGCTGTCGGGTGGCGTCGCCAGACCTCTGAGGAATACTCAGCCATCGATGCGTCTGTGATCACCGATGCTACATCTTTTGGATCGGTGTGATTAACGCGATTTCGAAGCACATTCAGGAGTTACTCCTCCGGAATCGTCACACGAAGTTCGCTGTCGACCTCGTAGAAGTAGCCTCGCTCGATCAACCGGGAAACTGCATGAGTCGCGTCTTCGGGTTCGAGGGCCAATTCATCAGAACTGCAGAGAACCTCAATCGCTTCCTCTCGAGGGATCGACTGGCTGTCTTCATTCGCAGCCGAGTTGAAACTATGAGTACAAAGGACATCGTACGCATCCAAGATCCACTCCGGAAGCGGTGGCCGTGGATCAGAGAAATCAGTCATTTCGACTTCCTACTCCACTCTTTGCTATTGACTCGCTTAAGAATATCCCTCAGGAGGTACAGGGCTGATGCCGTAAACGGGACTGAGCAAGTCCGCGCTCTACAACCACTACGACGATACGGAAGTCAGGCCGAGGGCACGGCCCGTGCGATTCGAGTGGGACGACCATGATTGGTCGGGGAAACCCTACTCACGAAAGTCCCAAAGAAGTACGCACAAACCCGAAGTTGCCTCCGTGGAATCGGCATAGCCGAACCCCAAACGGAGGAATCCTCGCGCTTTAGCGCGGGGAAGATGTCAAGACTCGATTTTGTCGACGATATCTCGAGCCTGCTGTTCGGCCTTGTCTTCGCCGACGCTTTTCTTGATGAGCACGGATTCCACCTTCCAGTCATCACTATCGTCTTCCTGTCCCATTCGCACTTCACTCCCATCAGAGACCGAGTGGGCGGGATCCTCTGCCCAATCGGGTGTCCGAATTTCATCGAATTGGTCCGGGTCTCTAAATCGGACGTGGATATAGTCTTCTTCCGTCTCTACCTTGTTGACTCCAACCATACTTGGTCCTAGCATTCGGACGATAATGAGAGGGATGGCAGTATTAGCAAGGTATGACCTCTCTCGAAGTAAGTACACGATCGGTATGAATCTTCTATTTCCCACTTAACTAGGGTCACCCGTCCCTCTTGCAGTCAGGACTGTCTATCAGTCGTCGCTATCGTCGGTGATCGATTCAGTGACGTTAGAGAGTCCGTCTCGGCCAAACTTGACCACGAGACCCGCTCCCAGGAGGTCGAAGATGATGTCTCCGATCGCGTCGAGTCGTCCGTAGTGAACGAGTAGCGGTTCGAACCCTTTCCGATCGGCGATTGCGTGGATGGTATATTCAAGTACCTCCCAGAGAACACCGAATCCGAGTGTCACCCCGGCAATCACTGCCGGTCTGGATTTCGGCAAACCGTTCCCTTGGGTGTCCTTTTCGGCCTCCGCTCGGAACGCGATATCTGTGGCTCCCGCGACGACGACACCAGAGAGCGTATGCGCGAGGTGATCCCACCACCAGATCCGATCGTACGGACCCAGCATCCCCAGCGTGTGGACCAACGCCGCTCCCGAGACCCACAGTCGTTGCCACGGCCGAAAACGAGCACCGTATCTGTTCTCGAGATATCTCGGTATCGCTGCAAACAGAAGCGAGACGATACCGTTGACGATCACGCTTGGATCGCGCCGACGGACTCCTTCGACGAGCGCGGTGACGATAGCGAGTTGGAGACCGAGGTTCGCCGTCCGTTCGCTATCATCCCCTCTCTGCGAACGGAGCCAAGTTGTGAGGGTAGTAATCATGGGGGACCCGCTATCTCTGTTTGTTGCCGAATGGCTATAGATGCTTGGCGTTCCCAATCTTATTAGACCGCGAATTATGACACGAGGAGCGGATCAAAGCGCGGGAATCCTAATCAATGAACTACTTTTCTATTCGCAACCATAAATACCGTAACAAGAGTCGAACGAGAACACGGGGTTCTCTTGCGAGTTCGGCACGACCAGCCTTTTAGATCCCGATTGAGCTACAAAAACTAGGATTTGTAACCAACTTCGGATCGAATGCGACGCGGACAGTACGACTCTCGAGGCGGGATGCGCGTCTGGGTATCGAACGAAGAACTCGACGTGCGACCATGCCGAGACGCCCTATTAGTGGCTCGCGTTCTTGTGAGGCGGACGTGTCGGTCTCCGTCGCTCCGACATCGTTTGAATTACTCCGAACGACTTCGTCGACGGACCGACTGGAAAGCACGTCCGAATCTGGGAGAATCTCCGAAACCGAGCAAACGAGAGCGTTCTAAAGTCGACTTTCTGAGCGGTGGTGACGTGACTCTGAGCCAGAAATCGGCTTTCTGCGTTACCCCCTATCAAATCAGATCCTCCGACCGCCGTGATGGTCGAGACCTTGTCTCGGGTCGCGATCGTCGACCCGTCCCGTACGATGCTACGGGGCGACAGCGGTGGGGGCCTCCAGTCTCGGCTGGGGATCAGATGCGCTTCTCGACGGCGTTGACGCCTTCCGAGAGGGTCTGGCGCTTGAAGTACACGGCCTCGACCGCGAAGACCACCGCCGCGATGACGACGACCAGCCAGAAGACGGCCGGGAGCTGCGAGTAGAGGTACCACGTCAGCATGACGAAGAACGCGGCCGACCCGATCACGCCGAGCAGCGGCGGGATCGGATTGACGTCGACCTCGTCGGAATCGCGAACCGTCAGCGCGAGCGCGCTCATCG from Natrinema versiforme harbors:
- a CDS encoding PQQ-binding-like beta-propeller repeat protein; translation: MRDPDTAADKHDLPRHATARQDSRNWSRRQALASLTSAGTLALAGCSLRSALSSVQPLWERDFSGATAASPPSATDEHVLVGGQDKRLHGFTADGERILTVETGGPIEARPAVPSSDGPVHVHSTDGDLYTVELSGERLWHVEGQTQNGWLGRHGSLLVGIDPVDGVVTGYDARDGTRRFQRSGRGYPLPTLSDSACIFPVTNSDDDTRLITLAPATGEVLWESPPRNGYPYVVAAGDRIVTVRNSTVRMHRVRDGHVLWRTVVDGDVTGHFDPPIWLGEHVYVRIRHDDRSDELVAIERDGGTIQWRRTVGYELETVTATSQGVFVASSVDDPDGGILIRLDAFDLDGTRRWQTTTDIEIGGTVEALGRSGEILFTASDNELAAYDPATGSRRWRYDPESSRIGVTTADGALYISYRDRGGVARLPTS
- a CDS encoding cold-shock protein, whose protein sequence is MANGTVDFFNDTGGYGFISTDDGDLDDDEDVFFHMEDVGGEDLTEGTEVEFDIESSPKGPRAANVVRQ